From one Microlunatus sp. Gsoil 973 genomic stretch:
- a CDS encoding TIGR02206 family membrane protein, which translates to MHFVGDSFVRWGIGHQTMLAVTVIGSVLLIVVGRRIRGTRSETVLSVVFAATLFVVAVIHVVHGLLPVNFRLQGSIPLQLSDVLRFVSAYALLTRRFWATSVVYYWGLTFNPHSLITPNLHYTDSPIYDFTMYWSLHIFVMWAAIYLTWGLAHRPNWRSYRIAIIATLGWAVVAFTFNVLAGTNYGFLNATPTSASLLDLMGDWPVYLFTAFIAMFVVWALITLPWMMRRRPVTTDRTETPASPG; encoded by the coding sequence GTGCATTTCGTCGGCGACTCGTTCGTCCGCTGGGGCATCGGCCATCAGACGATGCTGGCCGTCACAGTCATCGGCTCGGTGCTGCTGATCGTCGTCGGCAGGCGGATCCGCGGCACCCGGTCGGAGACGGTGCTGTCCGTGGTGTTCGCGGCGACCCTGTTCGTGGTTGCGGTGATCCACGTCGTCCACGGGCTGCTGCCGGTCAACTTCCGGCTCCAGGGATCGATTCCGCTGCAGTTGTCCGACGTCCTGCGTTTCGTCTCGGCGTACGCCCTGTTGACCCGGCGGTTCTGGGCGACGTCGGTCGTCTACTACTGGGGGCTGACGTTCAATCCCCACTCCTTGATCACGCCGAACCTGCACTACACCGATTCCCCGATCTACGACTTCACCATGTACTGGTCCTTGCACATCTTCGTGATGTGGGCCGCCATCTATCTGACCTGGGGACTGGCCCACCGGCCGAACTGGCGGAGCTACCGGATCGCGATCATCGCGACGCTCGGCTGGGCGGTCGTCGCGTTCACCTTCAACGTGCTGGCTGGCACCAACTACGGGTTCCTCAACGCCACGCCGACCAGCGCGTCGTTGTTGGACCTGATGGGTGACTGGCCGGTCTATCTGTTCACCGCGTTCATCGCGATGTTCGTCGTCTGGGCGTTGATCACATTGCCCTGGATGATGCGCCGGCGGCCGGTCACGACGGATCGGACAGAAACGCCTGCATCGCCAGGCTGA
- a CDS encoding M18 family aminopeptidase, whose protein sequence is MGLVAAALEHIKDLGDFVVAAPTSFHAVAESRRRLASAGFSELDERATWDLESGGYFVVRDGSLIAWRIRDQVAPGTGFRIIGSHTDSPTFKLKPRPDLRSADGWQQVGVEVYGGPLLNSWLDRELGLAGLVVIADGDQTRTELVKTGPIMRIPQLAPHLDRGVNQNGLTLDPQQHTAPIWGVGRPDRGILDHLAGLVGIGRDQLLGYEITAYDTDPPAVFGADDEFFACGRLDNLSSVHAGLVALLHAEPGPRIPVLAAFDHEEVGSSSRSGAAGPILEDVLTRIGAALGYAGQDHLRAYADSVCLSGDAGHAVHPNYPGHHDPQNRPLLNSGPLLKINAVQRYATDARGTAVWRRACAAAGVRSQDFVSNNAIPCGSTIGPITATRLGITTVDVGIPLLSMHSARELAGVTDAAALSLAMQAFLSDPS, encoded by the coding sequence ATGGGCCTCGTGGCTGCTGCGCTCGAGCACATCAAGGATCTCGGCGACTTCGTCGTCGCTGCACCGACCTCGTTCCACGCCGTTGCCGAATCACGGCGACGGTTGGCCTCGGCCGGATTCAGTGAGCTGGACGAGCGAGCGACCTGGGACCTGGAGTCCGGTGGCTACTTCGTCGTCCGGGACGGCAGTCTGATCGCCTGGCGAATCCGCGACCAGGTTGCGCCGGGAACGGGGTTCCGGATCATCGGATCGCACACCGACTCGCCGACCTTCAAGCTCAAGCCGCGTCCCGACCTGCGCAGCGCCGACGGCTGGCAGCAGGTCGGTGTCGAGGTGTACGGCGGCCCGCTGCTGAATTCTTGGCTGGACCGCGAGCTGGGGCTCGCCGGGTTGGTGGTGATCGCCGACGGCGACCAGACCCGTACCGAACTGGTCAAGACCGGACCGATCATGCGGATCCCGCAGCTGGCGCCGCATCTTGATCGCGGCGTCAACCAGAACGGGCTGACCCTCGACCCGCAGCAGCACACCGCGCCGATCTGGGGTGTCGGCCGGCCGGACCGTGGCATCCTTGATCATCTTGCCGGGCTGGTCGGCATCGGCCGTGATCAACTTCTCGGTTACGAGATCACGGCCTATGACACCGATCCGCCGGCCGTCTTCGGCGCCGACGACGAGTTCTTCGCCTGCGGGCGGCTGGACAACCTCAGCAGCGTGCATGCCGGATTGGTCGCCCTGCTGCATGCCGAACCGGGCCCGCGCATCCCGGTGCTGGCCGCCTTCGATCATGAAGAAGTGGGGAGTTCGTCGCGATCGGGTGCGGCGGGTCCGATCCTGGAGGACGTGCTGACCCGGATCGGAGCTGCCCTCGGCTATGCCGGACAAGATCACCTGCGGGCGTACGCGGATTCGGTGTGCCTGTCCGGTGACGCCGGCCATGCCGTCCATCCGAACTACCCAGGCCATCACGATCCGCAGAACCGGCCACTGCTGAACAGCGGCCCGCTGCTCAAGATCAACGCGGTCCAGCGCTACGCGACCGACGCCCGCGGGACAGCGGTGTGGCGTCGGGCGTGTGCGGCCGCCGGCGTGCGCAGCCAGGACTTCGTGTCCAACAACGCGATTCCGTGCGGGTCGACCATCGGCCCGATCACGGCGACCCGGCTGGGGATCACCACTGTCGACGTCGGGATCCCGCTGCTGTCGATGCATTCGGCCCGTGAACTGGCCGGTGTCACGGACGCCGCGGCTCTCAGCCTGGCGATGCAGGCGTTTCTGTCCGATCCGTCGTGA
- a CDS encoding helix-turn-helix transcriptional regulator → MPSDVFTLIAEPNRRAILDLLRTGPATVGQLVERLDLSQPTVSKHLRVLRENQIVEATVAAQSRIYRLNAAPLAELDSWLQPYRRLWERSFTRLGEHLDRRQDADRTNADWTNDDRTNADRTNDEET, encoded by the coding sequence GTGCCGAGCGACGTCTTCACACTGATCGCCGAACCGAACCGGCGGGCGATCCTGGATCTGCTCCGAACCGGCCCGGCGACCGTAGGCCAACTGGTCGAACGCCTCGACCTGTCGCAGCCGACCGTGTCCAAACATCTGCGCGTGCTGCGGGAGAACCAGATCGTGGAGGCGACGGTCGCCGCACAATCCCGGATCTACCGGCTGAACGCCGCCCCGCTCGCGGAGCTGGACAGCTGGCTGCAGCCGTACCGGCGACTCTGGGAGCGCAGCTTCACCCGACTCGGTGAACACCTCGACCGCCGGCAGGACGCAGACCGGACAAACGCTGACTGGACGAACGATGACCGGACGAACGCTGACCGGACGAACGATGAGGAGACCTGA
- the rmuC gene encoding DNA recombination protein RmuC: MATSTVLALLGGLLLGALLGGAAAWLVLRARAETVGARDDARLADSRSELAHAQSQAAEARSEAAHARAELARVQTGVAEARAEASAAQAEAADVSASLGKAIAERDAAVHRATEIAADREAMLNEFKVLSAETIERQSRQADAAAEARLKATEQLMAPVRESLERFNSRLTDVEKERAAMSADLRAQVQTVRQTGETLRKETNALVTALRKPQVRGAWGEVQLKRVAEVSGMLQHCDFDLQTTTRTDDGSVRPDMRVNLSEGKYIFVDSKAPLSAFLDAAETQDPDKRAEHLQRYAKHVRKHVDQLSGKRYWNAAETPEFVVLFLPSEAFYSTALDQAPDLFDYAARKDVVFATPTTLIGMLRSVAYGWRQAALAESAAEVFKLGRELHDKLGLMGNRFDKLGRALRTSVNAYNETIATVEGTVLVRARRFSDLKVTEAELESLAAVETPVRQIQARELVEDAVQVEPMVGRGAKRRSRSSAPEADELVRGEPDLFELTAGEADDDHGRRNTGA; this comes from the coding sequence ATGGCGACCTCGACCGTGCTGGCCCTGCTCGGCGGACTCCTGCTCGGCGCACTGCTGGGAGGAGCCGCGGCGTGGCTCGTGCTGCGCGCCAGGGCGGAGACGGTGGGCGCCCGGGACGATGCCCGGCTGGCCGACTCCCGGTCGGAGCTGGCGCATGCCCAGTCCCAGGCAGCCGAGGCTCGGTCGGAGGCGGCTCATGCGCGGGCCGAACTGGCCAGGGTGCAGACCGGGGTCGCGGAGGCGCGCGCCGAGGCATCCGCCGCACAGGCCGAGGCCGCGGACGTGTCGGCGAGCCTGGGCAAGGCGATCGCCGAGCGTGACGCCGCCGTCCACCGCGCCACCGAGATCGCCGCCGATCGCGAGGCGATGTTGAACGAGTTCAAGGTGTTGTCCGCCGAGACGATCGAGCGGCAGTCGAGACAGGCCGACGCGGCGGCCGAGGCCCGGCTGAAGGCGACCGAGCAGTTGATGGCGCCGGTGCGTGAGTCGCTCGAACGCTTCAACAGCCGGCTGACCGACGTGGAGAAGGAGCGGGCCGCGATGTCGGCCGATCTCCGCGCCCAGGTCCAGACCGTACGGCAGACCGGTGAGACGCTGCGCAAGGAGACGAACGCGCTGGTCACCGCCCTGCGCAAACCGCAGGTCCGCGGCGCCTGGGGTGAGGTACAGCTGAAGCGGGTGGCCGAGGTCTCCGGCATGCTGCAGCACTGCGATTTCGATCTGCAGACCACCACCCGGACCGACGACGGTTCGGTGCGGCCGGACATGCGGGTGAACCTCTCCGAGGGCAAGTACATCTTCGTCGACTCGAAGGCGCCGCTGAGCGCTTTCCTGGATGCGGCCGAGACGCAGGACCCCGACAAGCGGGCGGAGCACCTGCAGCGGTACGCCAAACACGTCCGCAAGCACGTCGACCAGCTGTCCGGCAAGCGGTACTGGAACGCTGCCGAGACTCCGGAGTTCGTGGTGCTCTTCCTGCCCAGTGAGGCGTTCTACTCCACCGCCCTGGACCAGGCGCCGGACCTCTTCGACTACGCAGCGCGCAAGGACGTGGTCTTCGCCACGCCGACGACGCTGATCGGCATGCTGCGTTCGGTGGCGTACGGCTGGCGGCAGGCGGCACTGGCCGAGAGTGCCGCGGAGGTGTTCAAGCTCGGCCGCGAGTTGCACGACAAGCTCGGCCTGATGGGCAACCGGTTCGACAAGCTGGGTCGCGCCCTGCGCACCTCGGTGAACGCGTACAACGAGACCATCGCGACGGTCGAAGGTACAGTCCTGGTACGGGCCCGCCGGTTCTCCGATCTGAAGGTCACCGAGGCAGAGCTCGAGTCGCTGGCCGCGGTCGAGACACCGGTCCGGCAGATCCAGGCCCGAGAACTGGTCGAGGACGCGGTCCAGGTCGAACCGATGGTGGGGCGAGGTGCGAAACGCCGCAGCCGCAGTTCGGCGCCTGAGGCCGACGAACTGGTCCGGGGCGAGCCCGACCTGTTCGAGTTGACGGCCGGCGAGGCCGACGACGATCACGGCCGCCGGAACACCGGCGCCTGA